From Weissella confusa, a single genomic window includes:
- a CDS encoding KxYKxGKxW signal peptide domain-containing protein gives MAKDNEQNSAKTHYKMYKAGKK, from the coding sequence ATGGCTAAAGATAACGAACAAAATAGTGCAAAGACGCACTACAAGATGTATAAGGCCGGTAAAAAGTAG